From the Finegoldia magna ATCC 29328 genome, the window AAATACGCTAATGGTCAAGGTTTTGAATTCAGTTATGAAGAAACTGATTATGGTTTTGAAACTACTATTGTAAAAGAAAAAGGAGCACAAAAAAAGGTTGAAGAAACTAATGGTAATTTAGTATTAGCATTCTCAACCGATAAAATGGGTGATGGAGATGAAAAACTCGGTAAATCTCTTATTAAATCATACATTTATTCTGTTGCAGAAGCTGATGAAGTTCCAAGTACACTTTTATTCTTCAACTACGGAATTCATTTGACAACAGAAGGATCAGAAGTTATCGACGATTTGAAGAGAATCGAAGAAAAAGGCGCAAAGATTATGACTTGTGGAGCTTGCTTAGACTTCTATGATAGAAAAGAAAAACTTTTGGTTGGTGAAGTTACTAACATGTATGTAATTTACGATACGTTATCAAAAGCAGACAGAAATGTAATTATAAGATAATGGAAAAGATATTATTAACTTTTACATCAGTTAATTTTACAATGATGACAGAAAGTAAACTTGTGAGTATGGGATACGATATTAAAACTATCCCTACTCCAAGGGAAATTTCTGAAAGTTGTGGATTAGCGATTATGTTAGATCCTGATAAAAAAGATGAAATGATAGCATTGAAAAAAGAACTTCCAATCTCAAAGATTTGGTCGTATCTTAAAGTAGATGGAGTAATTTTTGTGAATGAGGTAAAAGAATAATTAATGTTATTTAGTATTCAAAAATTTAACGAAATATTTTATAATTCAGCCGGCCAACTAAATTTGTTGGCCAAGATTTTATTGTCCTTGTTAATTATTGCGCTTACGCAAGTTGTCGTAAGCATTTTAACTACGAGCTTCGATAAATTATTAATGAAAAAAGGAAGTTCCATCGAAGGAAGACAAATCACGGTTACCAAATTGTTGAACAATACAATAAAATATTTGATTTATTTTTTCTGTGTAGTTCATGTCCTAGATTTATTCGGGGTTAAAACAGATAAAATATTGGCAACTGCTGGTATCGGTGGGGTTGCAATTGGTTTTGGTGCGCAATTTATAATCAGGGATGTAATCAGTGGGCTTGCAATAATTCTTGAAAATCAATTCAAAGTGACAGATCATGTCATTATCAATGGAATTGAAGGAAATGTTCAAGAATTGGGACTTCGCGTTACAAAAATCAGAGGATTTGACGGAGCTATTCATTTGATTAGTAACGGTCAAATCAACACAGTGACTAATTTATCTAAAGAAAATCAAAGAATTGAAGTTAAAATGGAAGTTCCAATTAAATATAGTTTGGATCAATACGCAGAAATTGTAAATGAAATTTCCAATGAATTGGTAGACAAGTATTCAGATATTGTAAAAAAACCAGAATTAATTGGAGTTACCAAAATGGACAAGAACTCCATGACTATTACGATTTGGGGAAGTTGCAAACCAGAATCACAATATTTGTATCAAAGAGAAATTATTAAAAAATTCATAGAAAAAGCCAAATCAAAATCAATGGATTTGAATTGTTATTTTGTAGCAGGTGATGAAAATGAAATATAAAGTAAATGATATTGTAACACTAAAAAAAGGTCATCCATGTGGCGAAAATAAATGGGAGATTTTGAGAACTGGAGCAGATATTAAATTAAAATGCTTGGGATGCGATAAAATAGTGTGGCTTACAAGGTTAGAATTTAACAAAAGAATCAGAAAAATTCAAGATAAAACTGGCAAATTTGTATCTATAGTTCATTACGAACCAGAAGATGACGAATAAAAAAAGATAGGAGAATTATGAATTACGTTGTAATACCAGCGTACAAACCAGACGAAAAACTCACAAAATTGGTGGACAATTTATCGGTAAACCACCTAAATATAATTGTAGTTAAAGATGGTCCGTGCGATTATGATTTTTCAAAACTTAATAATATAGTTCTTCTAGAGCATCAAACTAATATGGGAAAAGGAGCCGCTCTTAAAACTGCGTTCAAATATTTGAAAGCCCAACAAGCAAATGGGACAGTGGTTACAAGTGATGCTGACGGACAACATTTGGTGAAGGATATTTTAAAATTAATAAAATTTTCTGAACAAAACAAGGATAAGCTGATACTTGGAGTCAGAGATTTAAAAAGAGGAATCCCGATTAAATCTTTGCTAGGCAACACTATAACGAGAATGGTATTTTATTCTAGTTCATCGAAATACATTAAGGACACGCAAACGGGACTTCGTGCATTCAACACATCACAGCTTGATAAAATGATTGAAATCGAAGGGGACAGATACGAATACGAAATGAATATGCTTTATGAATTTGACTCGGAAAGCATAATGCAAGTTCCTATCGAAACCATTTATATAGAAAATAATGAAACAAGTCATTTTAATGCACTTAAAGATTCAGCAAAAATCTACAAAAGTATATTAAAATTTTCTACGTCAAGTTATTTGAGCTTTTTAGTGGATTATTTTACTTTTATATTGTTATTTTACAAATTAGATGTACAAAGTTTGGTGTTGTCTAATATAATAGCAAGGGCAGTATCAAGCACGTTTAACTTTTATGTGAATAACAAATATGTATTCAAAAACAAAGATAAAATTCTAAAAAAATACATCAAATATGTGACACTCGTAGTGTTCATATTAGCCTTGAATACAGTCGTGTTAAAAATTTTGCAAGCTTTAGGAATCAGAGTCTTTGTGGCGAAAATCATAACCGAAGCTTTGATGTTCATAGTAAGCTACAATATTCAAAAAAGAATAATATTCAAATAGCGCTTTTAATAGAAAAAAATTATAGAATTTTTATTAGAAGTGCTTTTTTAGTTAAAATCTTTAAAATTTTGTAGATTTTTTAGTATTGGATTTGTTGTATAATAATCTTGAAAGGAGTTATTATGAAAAAAATTGGATATTTGTTATTTGCGATTATCATTTCTTTATTAATGGTAAGTTGTGCGCAAAGTGACAAATCAAGAGTCTCTGATGAACTTAACTTAAAATTAGTTAAAGCAAATCAAATCATGAAATACGATGATCACGGAGCAATGGGAGATGGGACAAGATTTATAACATTTGAATTTGGCAGCAACGATACATTGAATCAGATAAAATCGGATAGTAAATGGAAGAAATTTCCGTTGGATAAAACAACGAAAACTTTAATGTATGGAGATGAAAAAACATCATCTTATGTGACAGATAATAATTCCAGATTGCTTTTTCCAGAAATTTCTGAAGGTTATTATATGTTAATCGACAGACAAGAAGACAAGAGTCAAAATATCTTAAAACGTTCATCTTTAAATTTTACACTTGCAGTTTACGATACAAAATCTAATACTTTGTTTTTTGCAGAAATTGATACTTAAAATTATAGATTGAAAAAATAGCAAACCAACGGTGGACAATCCTCACGCAAATGGTTTGCTATTTTTATTTTATTTCAATGATTTTTCGAATGCTATTCTCTCATCTGTTTTTCTGATATAAACTATTCCACATTTTTGAAATCCGTTTTTTTCTATAAATCTTAGCATGGATTTGTTATCTTTGTGTGTGTCAACTCTGATGGAGTCGTAGTTTAGTTCTTTTAATTTATCTTCAAAGAAATCCAATAAATTTTTGGCTACATTTTGTGACTTGAAATCAGGGTGAACAGCTATTCTGTGAATTACTCCGTATTTTCCATCAGATAGCCATTTTCCATCAATATTTTTATAATCATCATCCCCATCCAAGACCAACACAGCCATTCCCACGACTTTTTTATCTATTTCTGCTACGTATAATCTATTTTCTTTCAAATCAGTTAAGAATACATCTTCATTGGGATAATTTTCGCTCCATTGATTTATTTTATTTTCTTTCATGTATGATTTGGCTTTTTCTACAATTTCCATTATTTCAGAAATATCATTTTCATTTGCAATTCTTGTTATCATTTTTTCACCTCGTTTTATCTCAAATTTTATCATATTTTAAATAGTATTTTAATATTAAAAAAATTTCGATATTTTTGTGTTAAATTTTCTCACAAATGTGTTATAATTTTATGTGGAAATCAGTTAAGGAGGCAACATATTGAAACCAAATATTTACTCTGAGATTGATAAGTTAAAATCTGTAATAGTTCACAGACCGGGAGAAGAATTGAACAATTTGACTCCTGATTTTATGGAAGAGTTATTGTTCGACGAACTTCCTTACTTGGAAAATGCTATCAAAGAACATGATTTTTTCTGTGAAACTATGCGTAATGAAGGTATTGAAGTATTGTACCTAGAAGATTTGGCTGCAGAATCTATTGAACAAGATGACGTTAGAAAACAATTTATTGAAGATTTTCTTGAAGAATCGGGAAATAAATCCGCAGATGAAATCAATTTACTTAGAGATTTACTTACAAATATCTCAGATGAGAAAGAATTGATACTTAAAACTATGTCAGGAGTTAGATTGGATGAAATCGGTATTAATGACGAAAGCGGAAGACTTTTGGCTGTTAATCCAATGCCTAACTTGTATTTCACAAGAGATCCATTTTCTTTTGTGGGAAATTGTGTAAGTATCAACAGAATGTGGTCGGAAACTAGAAATAGGGAAACGCTTTACGCAAAATATATTTTTACTTACAATTCTAGATTCAACGATATTGAAAAGATCTACGATAGAACTGAAGATACTTCTATCGAAGGCGGAGATATTTTAATTTTGAACAGCGAATGTGTAGCTGTTGGTATTTCTCAAAGAACACAAAAAGAAAGTGTAGACAAATTCGCTAAGAATTTATTAGAAAAATCAGATTTCAAATTTGTTTTGTCTTTCAAAATTCCTAACAAAAGAGAATTTATGCACTTGGACACTGTGTTCACAATGATTGATAAGGGAATTTTTACAGTTCACCCACTAATCGAAGGACCTTTGTATGTTGAAAAGTTGTATCTTGAAGATAGTACTTTACAAAGAGAAGTTCAAAAGGGTTCATTAGAAGAAATTTTATCTTCAAATTTACACGTTGATAATGTTAAAATTATAAGATGCGGTGGAACAAACCCAATCGATCAAATGCGTGAACAATGGAATGACGGTTCAAATACTTTGGCGATTGCACCAAATACTGTTATTGTTTACGACAGAAACAATGTTACAAACAGCTTGCTACAAGAAGCTGATGTAAATATAAGAACTATTAAATCAGGCGAATTATCTAGAGGACGTGGGGGTCCAAGATGTATGAGTATGCCATTTGAAAGGGAGATGTAATTATGTTAAAAGGAAGAGATTTTTTAACTTTAAAAGATTTCACTAAAGAAGAAATCGAACATTTACTAGATGTAAGTGCTGCATTAAAAGAAAAGAAAAGAATGGGTATTGTAGGAGAAACTTTAAAAGGCAAGAATATTGTTTTGTTATTTGAAAAAACTTCTACTAGAACAAGATGTTCATTTGAAACAGCTTGTCACGATGAAGGTGGTAATGTAACATTCTTAGGTATGAATGATAGCCAATTCGGTAAGAAAGAATCTGTAAGAGACTCTGCTTTAGTATTATCAAGATTCTACGATGGTATCGAATTTAGAGGATTTGACCATGCAACTGTAGAAGAATTAGCAAAATATTCTTCAGTTCCAGTATGGAATGGTTTAACTGATATTTATCACCCAACACAAATCTTAGCAGACTTTTTAACTGTAAAAGAAAACATCCACAAAAACTTAGACCAAGTTAAATTCGTTTATGTTGGTGATGGTAGAAACAACATGGCAAACTCTTTAATGATAGGAGCTGCTAAATTAGGTATGGAATTTGTAAATCTTGCTCCAAAAGAATTACATCCATCAAATGAAATGATGAACACTATCCAAGAAATAGCTAAAGAATCTGGTGCAAAAATCACAGTAACTGATGATTTCAATAGCTTAAAAGGTGCAGATGTAATCTACACTGACGTTTGGGTATCAATGGGTGAAGAAGATCAATTCGAAGAAAGAATCAATCTTCTTAAAGATTACCAAGTAGATATGAAGAAAATCGAAATGACTGAAAATCCTAACGTAATCTTCTTACATTGCTTACCATCTTTCCACAACTTAGAAACTAAAGTTGGTCGTGAAATCCACGAAAAATTTGGCTTGAGTGAAATGGAAGTAACTGATGAAGTATTCTACAGCAAATATTCAAAAGTATTTGATGAAGCTGAAAATAGAATGCACACTATCAAAGCAGTTATCGTTGAAACAATTGGTAATAAATAAATTTTAATTTTTAAGAGGTAACTTTCACGAGTTATCTCTTTTTTTACTGGAAAAATATTGCAATTTTCATGAATTTTTGGTAAAATATCTTGTCATTGTCAATAGTTACGATTTGTCAAAATACGTGTATTATTGCGAATTTTTGATATTATATAATTAGAGGATTTTGAATGAGAGGTGAGATATGAAAAGTTTATACAATAGAATACTAAATTACAGTACGGACCAAAAATTAATCCTGTTGACTGCGATTACAATGTTTATGCCGTTTTATATTGGAATAGGCGTTTTAATTGTAGATATGTTTTATTTTGTATACCAAAATAAATTCAAGAAAATTTTTGATAAGTCTAATCTTTCTGTATTTGGATTGATTTTTGGTGTGTATTCTTTGGTAGTTAGCATTGTGTTCAACAATACTTATGGAATACTTGCGACAGTTGGAATGTTTGTGCTTTTCGTATTTTTGCTCTTTATTAGAAAAAATATGACAGAACAATTTATGGAAGATTGTATGTTAATCATCATGATGTTCGCATCGATATGCTTTTTGATAACATTGACTCAGTATTCGATTATTTTGAAGGACAATTCTTTCAACTACACTCAATTTATGAAATACATCAGCGAGAACAGAACAACTGTTGGAACATTTTTCTTTAATGCAAATTACTATGCTATGGTATGTTCGTTGGTTGGAATTATTAGTGCGTACAAATATTTTTCGACAGAATCATTTGAAAGATTATTTTCTTTTGTGGTTGGTGTTTTAAGTGTTCTCACATTATTGATCACAGATTCAAGAGGAGCGATGTTTGCTAGTTTCATAGCAGTATTTGCTCTTACCATTATGATGAAAAAAAGAAAATATACTATAGCAATTATTTCCGTATTTGCATTAGCTTTTGTTGGAATTGTAGCTCTAGGAAGAATGGATTTGATTCCGAGAGTTGATAAAATTGGATTCGATATGGGCCTTAGAAGATCGATTTGGATTAGTGCCATTGCAGCTTTCAAGAAAAACTTCATAATTGGCGTTGGTCCACTTGGAATTCACAATATTTATACTACAATAAGAGATCGTGCAATACTTCATTCGCACAATTTGTATTTGGATATTTTGGTTAATTACGGACTTATAGGAGCTGGATTGTTGATTCCTATTATTTATCAACTATTTCGAGAAATTAAAAGTCTGTATTCACAAAAATACACCAAAATGATTATTGCAATGGTGATCATGGTTATGATTCACAGCATGGTGGATGTTACAATTTTTTGGACACAAACATCATTCATATTTTTAACATTTGTAGCTGGAGTGGGTGAATTATCAACAGTTCCGGTTTCAGAATTTAGTTTGTTCAAGGCTAAGAAATCTTTTAAAACAAAAAATATTTATGAAAAATAAAATAAAATTTACAAGATAGTTGGTAAAACTTGCCAGCTATCTTTTTTACTTTAAAAAAAATTCAATATCAATTATAATATTAAATAAGGAGGATTTTTAATGAGCTTTAAATTTTGTTCGCTATCAAGTGGATCAAGCGGAAATAGTGAATATATAGAGACTGAACACTCCAAAATTTTAATCGACGCAGGTTTTAGTGGAAAAACAATTGAAAACCTACTTAAATATATAAATGTAGATCCAAGTGAATTAGATGCGATTTTTGTGACACATGAACATGCAGATCACATTAAAGGGATTGGCGTATTGAGTAGAAGATACAATCTTCCAATTATAGCAAATACTGAAACTTGGTATGCTATGGATAACAAAATAGGGAAAATAAATGATAAAAATATTTATATCTTCGAAAATAATAGACACATTAATTTTAAAGATTTGGATATTTTACCCATCAAAACCAGTCACGATAGCGCAAATAGTTGCGGATATGTGGTTAGCAAGGACAATAAGAAATTATCTATAGTTACTGATACTGGAATTATCGAAGACAGCGTGTACGAAGAAATTAAAGATTCAAATCTTTTTTTTATTGAAGCAAATCACGATATTGATATGCTAAAATACGGAAGCTACCCTCCAACATTAAAACAAAGAATCTTGTCAGATCATGGACATTTGTCAAATGATTCTTGCGCATATTTATTGGGAGATATTTTAAGAGGTAATCATGAAGTTATTCAGTTAGCGCATTTGAGTAAGGAGAACAATACTCCAACAAAAGCGTTGAGTACTGTAGAAGGTTATTTGAAAAGTTTAGGACTTGATGTTGGAGAATCTGTAACTTTGGAAGTTGCAGAAAGATACAGTCCTAGTAACATAGTGGATTTAGAAAAAATGGAGATATATGCAAAGAACTGTACAAGAAGTTGAAAGAGCAATAATAAAAAAATATAGAAAACACATTTGGTCGAAGTTTATCAAGGCTATAAAAGAGTATGATTTAATTCAAGACGGAGATAAAATCGCCGTTTGTATGAGTGGAGGCAAGGATAGTTTGCTTCTTGCGAAATTATTCCAAGAACTTCAAAAACACGGAATGAATAATTTTGATCTTGAATTTATAGCTATGAATCCAGGATACAGCGAAGAAAACACTAGACTTGAAAAGGAAAATTTTGAAAAGCTTAACATCCCTTATCACATGTACGATACAGATGTTTTTAGTGTTAGTGAGAAAATTTCATCGAACAATCCATGCTACATGTGTGCAAGAATGAGAAGAGGAGCACTTTAT encodes:
- the yedF gene encoding sulfurtransferase-like selenium metabolism protein YedF — protein: MEIVDARGQVCPRPIIMTKNVFDELEEGTVKTQVDDMYCVENLQKYANGQGFEFSYEETDYGFETTIVKEKGAQKKVEETNGNLVLAFSTDKMGDGDEKLGKSLIKSYIYSVAEADEVPSTLLFFNYGIHLTTEGSEVIDDLKRIEEKGAKIMTCGACLDFYDRKEKLLVGEVTNMYVIYDTLSKADRNVIIR
- a CDS encoding DUF3343 domain-containing protein, encoding MEKILLTFTSVNFTMMTESKLVSMGYDIKTIPTPREISESCGLAIMLDPDKKDEMIALKKELPISKIWSYLKVDGVIFVNEVKE
- a CDS encoding mechanosensitive ion channel family protein, which codes for MLFSIQKFNEIFYNSAGQLNLLAKILLSLLIIALTQVVVSILTTSFDKLLMKKGSSIEGRQITVTKLLNNTIKYLIYFFCVVHVLDLFGVKTDKILATAGIGGVAIGFGAQFIIRDVISGLAIILENQFKVTDHVIINGIEGNVQELGLRVTKIRGFDGAIHLISNGQINTVTNLSKENQRIEVKMEVPIKYSLDQYAEIVNEISNELVDKYSDIVKKPELIGVTKMDKNSMTITIWGSCKPESQYLYQREIIKKFIEKAKSKSMDLNCYFVAGDENEI
- a CDS encoding DUF951 domain-containing protein, with amino-acid sequence MKYKVNDIVTLKKGHPCGENKWEILRTGADIKLKCLGCDKIVWLTRLEFNKRIRKIQDKTGKFVSIVHYEPEDDE
- a CDS encoding bifunctional glycosyltransferase family 2/GtrA family protein, translating into MNYVVIPAYKPDEKLTKLVDNLSVNHLNIIVVKDGPCDYDFSKLNNIVLLEHQTNMGKGAALKTAFKYLKAQQANGTVVTSDADGQHLVKDILKLIKFSEQNKDKLILGVRDLKRGIPIKSLLGNTITRMVFYSSSSKYIKDTQTGLRAFNTSQLDKMIEIEGDRYEYEMNMLYEFDSESIMQVPIETIYIENNETSHFNALKDSAKIYKSILKFSTSSYLSFLVDYFTFILLFYKLDVQSLVLSNIIARAVSSTFNFYVNNKYVFKNKDKILKKYIKYVTLVVFILALNTVVLKILQALGIRVFVAKIITEALMFIVSYNIQKRIIFK
- a CDS encoding GNAT family N-acetyltransferase encodes the protein MITRIANENDISEIMEIVEKAKSYMKENKINQWSENYPNEDVFLTDLKENRLYVAEIDKKVVGMAVLVLDGDDDYKNIDGKWLSDGKYGVIHRIAVHPDFKSQNVAKNLLDFFEDKLKELNYDSIRVDTHKDNKSMLRFIEKNGFQKCGIVYIRKTDERIAFEKSLK
- a CDS encoding arginine deiminase, with amino-acid sequence MKPNIYSEIDKLKSVIVHRPGEELNNLTPDFMEELLFDELPYLENAIKEHDFFCETMRNEGIEVLYLEDLAAESIEQDDVRKQFIEDFLEESGNKSADEINLLRDLLTNISDEKELILKTMSGVRLDEIGINDESGRLLAVNPMPNLYFTRDPFSFVGNCVSINRMWSETRNRETLYAKYIFTYNSRFNDIEKIYDRTEDTSIEGGDILILNSECVAVGISQRTQKESVDKFAKNLLEKSDFKFVLSFKIPNKREFMHLDTVFTMIDKGIFTVHPLIEGPLYVEKLYLEDSTLQREVQKGSLEEILSSNLHVDNVKIIRCGGTNPIDQMREQWNDGSNTLAIAPNTVIVYDRNNVTNSLLQEADVNIRTIKSGELSRGRGGPRCMSMPFEREM
- the argF gene encoding ornithine carbamoyltransferase yields the protein MLKGRDFLTLKDFTKEEIEHLLDVSAALKEKKRMGIVGETLKGKNIVLLFEKTSTRTRCSFETACHDEGGNVTFLGMNDSQFGKKESVRDSALVLSRFYDGIEFRGFDHATVEELAKYSSVPVWNGLTDIYHPTQILADFLTVKENIHKNLDQVKFVYVGDGRNNMANSLMIGAAKLGMEFVNLAPKELHPSNEMMNTIQEIAKESGAKITVTDDFNSLKGADVIYTDVWVSMGEEDQFEERINLLKDYQVDMKKIEMTENPNVIFLHCLPSFHNLETKVGREIHEKFGLSEMEVTDEVFYSKYSKVFDEAENRMHTIKAVIVETIGNK
- a CDS encoding O-antigen ligase family protein, whose amino-acid sequence is MKSLYNRILNYSTDQKLILLTAITMFMPFYIGIGVLIVDMFYFVYQNKFKKIFDKSNLSVFGLIFGVYSLVVSIVFNNTYGILATVGMFVLFVFLLFIRKNMTEQFMEDCMLIIMMFASICFLITLTQYSIILKDNSFNYTQFMKYISENRTTVGTFFFNANYYAMVCSLVGIISAYKYFSTESFERLFSFVVGVLSVLTLLITDSRGAMFASFIAVFALTIMMKKRKYTIAIISVFALAFVGIVALGRMDLIPRVDKIGFDMGLRRSIWISAIAAFKKNFIIGVGPLGIHNIYTTIRDRAILHSHNLYLDILVNYGLIGAGLLIPIIYQLFREIKSLYSQKYTKMIIAMVIMVMIHSMVDVTIFWTQTSFIFLTFVAGVGELSTVPVSEFSLFKAKKSFKTKNIYEK
- a CDS encoding MBL fold metallo-hydrolase, producing MSFKFCSLSSGSSGNSEYIETEHSKILIDAGFSGKTIENLLKYINVDPSELDAIFVTHEHADHIKGIGVLSRRYNLPIIANTETWYAMDNKIGKINDKNIYIFENNRHINFKDLDILPIKTSHDSANSCGYVVSKDNKKLSIVTDTGIIEDSVYEEIKDSNLFFIEANHDIDMLKYGSYPPTLKQRILSDHGHLSNDSCAYLLGDILRGNHEVIQLAHLSKENNTPTKALSTVEGYLKSLGLDVGESVTLEVAERYSPSNIVDLEKMEIYAKNCTRS